A segment of the Corylus avellana chromosome ca2, CavTom2PMs-1.0 genome:
tgaaattttctttttaactatTTACTGGGTTCGTTAGGTAAATAACTgtgtatttttgaatgtttggtGTTTTTGCTTGAGTACTAAGAATCTGATTTTGGATTTCGTTCAATGCAGATCAGATTTTTTTGTGAAGATTTTGACGAAGTTTTTAATGGGTTCAAGGTATCTGCTGGTATGCCACTTTGTATATTCTTTGTTTGACATGCCAACTTTATCTTGTAAAATGAACATTGGATTCCTTCCTTCTCTGTACTATGGAGGCtgaagctctgataccaaaacaTGGCTTCATGACATGCTATGCGTTGTGTAGTTAGGTGCTTGGACTTTATGTAATATCTATTTATGCATCAAAAGCCATGTTGACCATGGACTTAATTTTAATAACgaatgttcaaaattttcttggttgagttataaaattttaataattatctcCTTTAATGTCAATGCAATGTCAATGTCAATGTCTCCTTTATCTATTTATTTGGGTATTGTTCTTTCTTATGGTTACTTGTTTATCATTGTCCTTCTATGCTAAAGCGGAAATGGGAATGTGGATCAGGTTTTGGAGGGAGCAACACGAAGGGGTTATGGGTTGATAAATACAATCCTCGTTCCTTGGAAGAGCTCGCTGTTCACAAAAAGAAGGTCAAGTTAATTTGCTTCATTTTGCAAATATGCGTATTATACTGATCTTTTGTTTATCCTTGTAACTGCAGGTTGAAGAGGTCAAGGTGTGGTTTGAAGAAAGATTGAGATCTTCTAAGGTAATTATGTAGCTACCAtagcaattattttttaaaaaaatgttttagttCCTTTCctccaaaagaaggaaaaaaaaaaaaaatgggaagaaggaagaaacaAATCAATAATAATGTGAGAAGTAAGGACATGTGGGTTCTATGGGTTCAAGGTTTTGCTTTGTGTTGCTAGTTTCAAATGAAGTTGGCACTTGTAATGGTTTCATTGTCATTGTAATGGTTGCTAGTGTGAAAAGGTGGGGCTCGACAATTGCAACAAGTTGCAATTCCTATAGTTCTTGGGATGATGACAATGATGATGGAACTGACTATTAATTTCCTTTGATCTGCAAAAGCTAGATCACTGTGCCAATTAGAGATGTGACTGCGCTACACTTCATTTCATCCATATCATCTTAACATGTTAGGATTTTAATCACCTATCATACAAAGGTGCTTGACAGTAGGTTACTtatattttctctcatctcaaTTGCCcgtaatttatttttccttctccttttccTATGGTTTGGAGATTTTAGATTGTGAGTTTAATGTTGGGTTCTATCATGTAATGGTCTAGAGTTTATTGATCTATATGAGCATAAACATCTCTCtcttccattttcctttttgtaaatttattgtTCTGGACCATTATGATCTTGTCTTCTTAATTTTCAGGCTGAACTTAGTAACGTTCTTGTCATCACTGGGCAAACTGGAGTTGGAAAATCTGTATGTTGCCCTCTTCATTCATGCTTTAATGCGTTTAACATGTTTATTGTATTGGCAAAGGATGATTCTTCATTCATTCTGAAAAATCTTGCTCATCTCTTGCAGGCAACTATTCATGCAATTGCATCTCACCTTGGAGCCAGTGTGTGTGAATGGAGCACACCTACTCCAATTATTTGGCAAGAACATCTGCATAACTCCAGTACAGGTATTTAAACTAGATTTTGTTCATTGAGTGACGAGGGAAGAATGCTTGGGTCAGGTTATGGTGGGTCCTTTAGAAGCAGGGGTTGAAGGGGTTTTTTTATCCCATCCTACCTTTTGAATTGCTCATTGCCACACAGTGAGCAATGGGTTGGTCTCCCACCATATGTGACAGGATTAATCCATGCTTTACAGTTTTTATATGATTCCATTTAGGGATTTGCTAGTGTTCACTAAAGTAGGTCCGTATTTAAGGTGTATGTGCCATTGTTTGCATAACTTTTTAATGATAAATTGTGATAAATCCATTGAAAAGTGCAATCTAGATGATTTGTGACTTTGCAGTTAACCCTCACAGAGAAGTACTATTTAAAAAACTTTATGCTATGCTATAGGTACTTTGGCAATGAAATACTTGTATGTTTGAGTTCAGATGCTCAagcattttctttcctttattgCATGTACCGCATTTAACAGATTTTTACTTTCTGATGGTGACTATGTTTCCACTACTAGGCATAAACTACACATCTAAGTTGGAtgagtttgaaaattttgttgagaGAATAAGGAAGTATGGATTGAATCTGTCATCCTCTACTGAAGAGTCAAAATCAGCTACAGTACTCCTAATTGATGATCTTCCGGTGTTGAATGGAAAAGTTTCTTTTCAAAGACTTCAAAACTGTTTGCATCTTCTTGTGCAATCAACGCGGATACCAACAACTATATTGCTTACGGACTATAGTAAAACTGATTCAGCAGATCACACCGGAAGATGCTTGGAAGAGCTTCAGTTGTGTCTTGAGAGTGCTGGGGCTTGTAAGGTTACTTTCTTGAACAAATTTGTATCAGTTATTATGTATTGTTGTTATTGAATGCTCATTTCAAACTTGATTTGCAAAATTTCAGGTTGCTTTCAATCCTATCACAAATAATGCCATAAAGAAGACTCTTTCTAGGATATGCAGACAAGAGAAGTGTAACGCGACTGCTGAACAAATTGATCTAATAGCCAAAGTCAGTGGTGGTGACATCCGACAGGCAATTACATCTTTACAGTTCTTTTGTCTCAAACCTGATTCCATGCATTCCTTATCTTTACGTGATACCACTACCACATACTCGAGAGAAAAACCAGATGAGGTCAGTTCTATGGATGATGGATTTCCCTTGCAATTTGGCAGAGATGAGACACTTTCTCTCTTTCATGCTCTTGGAAAGTTTCTGCATAACAAAAGAGACAGTGAAAATGCCATGGCATTGGGTATGTTCTGAGAAAAGTGActtataattttgagttttatatGCCTCAAATGTTTAATTGGGATTAAGGCTTACTTGAGTTGAGTATGTGTCAATGTGTgtgccagaaaaaaaaaaaaaaaggaaagaagaaNNNNNNNNNNNNNNNNNNNNCTGATAAATGATATTCTTCATGCCACTTAAGATTCTTTACATATGTACCTATGTTTTGCAGACCAAGATGAATTTCCTCTACAGCAGAGATTATTAAGATTGCCTTTGAAAATGGATGCTCCAGAAAAGATTCTCTGTCAAGCACATGGGCAAGCAAGGCCTATTGCTGATTTTCTACATGAAAATGGTGATCTTTTTATCTGCACTTGTgatttcctttaattttttactattgCTTTCTGCTTTCGACATGGATGCAAATAAGGGTGGCAACTTGTGTTATTGACTTACTGAAAACTTGTAGTACCGTTGGATTCTGCCATGCAAGACACTGATTTACAGTTGTTGCATACAATTTTCTTGTAGTTCTGGATTTCCTGAGTGAGGATGCAATAGATGATGCATGGGCTGTGGCTTCATATTTAGGCGATGCTGACATGCTTATTTCTACTTTCCGTGGAATGCTAGCTAGATATAATGAAgcagaaaatgttttacaatCAGCTGCTGCTTCAGTTGCTGTTCGTGGGGTGCTATTTGGAAATGCTCATCCATTACCTTCCAGGTTAAATCAAAGGCTTGAATTAATTCTATATTTAAGCAAGGGCTTGTGTTTAAGTAATATCAACAATTCTTTTGAGCACGCAGGTGGCATGCTATTCGCCGGCCAAAGCTCTGGCAGATTGAGCAATCATCGCTGCGCAATAAGGTAGAATTGGCcctttttcattttgtatctttttgccttcatttttttttttttttttcttttatcatgtgGGGTTTTGCCAGTTAGCAGTTTTTAAGAACAAACCTTGAAAAACACGGTAGTGCATAGTAAAATAAGCTTTACTGATGGTAATAATCTTTAGAGATGATTGCAGCGTTAATACAACTCAATGAAAAGTGATTTCCATGGCTACTACAATGGTTTAGTTTAGTCCATGGTCCAACTTCAATGATGAAATAATTCTAATTGTGTTTTGGAATGTTTTGCATGTTTGAATTACATGCGTCATGGTGGCTGGCCCCTATCCAGGAACTGTTTTCTAAGAATTCAGCATCTATAAAAGCCAATCATAAATTCATCTTGAACCTTTTATATATCATACTTCCATCCATAAACCTGACCCTGAAGAGTTGGGATTTggattttctgtttttgattGTTTGCTATCTGTGATTTGCATCTATCAACATAGGATGCTCAATTACTGCAAGACTTCAAAATCTTCCAATTGAATTGTGACTTCTGTTACTGCTGGTAGAAGTACTTGTACATAGCCTTAATTTGAtggaattaaattaaatgagcTATTGTTGCAGTGAACAATATTGTCCTCTGTGGTATGAGTATTAAGAATTTAGTTCTCCCAAAAGGAAGTATGTTTAAGCAAATTGTTAATTGGTGTGATGACTGCAGAATGAGATGGTGAAACGTAGATTCAATGGTTATAGCAGACCtagtttttccaatttttcGGTTGTGACTATGGAGTACACACCTGTCTTCAAATGGCTTGGACAGGGAATCTCTGGAGGTCTTGAAACTCATCAGGTATTGACGCAATGCAACGAGACCAATGACAATTTTGATAAGATGAGCTTGGATGACAAAGAAAGTGAGAGTACTGATGATGAAATAGAAGATTGGTAAAGAGACTGAGAACCAAGCTTAGTCTAGATTGGCTCTGTAAAGAAGTTGCTGTAAATAATTGTCCATTTTGTCCCTTAAATTTTCTGTTCTGGGAAATGTAATGGATGTTTCCTGTTTTAAAATGTCCTATCATGTTCAAGTCAGTTTTGTAAATGTAAAAGTGCCAAATCGCAGGTCAAATGcatgttttaaaacaaaattgcagAAAGTGTAATGTTTAGGAGTGCGTTTGAAAATAAATGACGGTTtgaaacatgtatttttttatgttttcaaactGCAGAAA
Coding sequences within it:
- the LOC132170947 gene encoding cell cycle checkpoint protein RAD17, which codes for MGKRNDIVVLSSDGEDDDCSVSSSNRSYSKPKSRSLVTRSNPRGAKKPRLSGSRSHLSKESSNADEIRFFCEDFDEVFNGFKVSAGFGGSNTKGLWVDKYNPRSLEELAVHKKKVEEVKVWFEERLRSSKAELSNVLVITGQTGVGKSATIHAIASHLGASVCEWSTPTPIIWQEHLHNSSTGINYTSKLDEFENFVERIRKYGLNLSSSTEESKSATVLLIDDLPVLNGKVSFQRLQNCLHLLVQSTRIPTTILLTDYSKTDSADHTGRCLEELQLCLESAGACKVAFNPITNNAIKKTLSRICRQEKCNATAEQIDLIAKVSGGDIRQAITSLQFFCLKPDSMHSLSLRDTTTTYSREKPDEVSSMDDGFPLQFGRDETLSLFHALGKFLHNKRDSENAMALDQDEFPLQQRLLRLPLKMDAPEKILCQAHGQARPIADFLHENVLDFLSEDAIDDAWAVASYLGDADMLISTFRGMLARYNEAENVLQSAAASVAVRGVLFGNAHPLPSRWHAIRRPKLWQIEQSSLRNKNEMVKRRFNGYSRPSFSNFSVVTMEYTPVFKWLGQGISGGLETHQVLTQCNETNDNFDKMSLDDKESESTDDEIEDW